From a single Bacteroidota bacterium genomic region:
- a CDS encoding T9SS type A sorting domain-containing protein yields MKNNYNSGFTMLVHRTCLQLIVSGKHSGKNSLFSGILFLLLLSGGLSNSAFAQLTGAKSIPGDYPSIAAAVTDLNAVGVGVGGVTFNVAAGYTENTTAAITITTAGSAGNLIVFQKSGAGVNPKVTRTDAGTNTTSTFGALGDAVIRIDGTDYISFDGIDVAASLQGIEYGYFTYKPSVSNGCQNLTIQNCSVTMTKGTSAFVIGIYISNGALTVSSATGVVVNVNSGRNENINVTGNTVQNVHAGIICRGQNTLAFYDQNITVIGNTIQNFGGGSATTTYGVYFIYTNNPTVIGNTINNAGGGGSAHASTFYGVFYSTVSGVVIGSSNTITMNTSGTAAVQGIYNGNVVTSNTFSANTFSGSVAATSTSYLIYASSTTPDVTISGNQISGSFTKTGASGIFYCYYNLGSPTAGTETITNNNFSNLTTTGTGATNGIYSNTAVGQNRVCHSNTISNWTTGSTSTSYGMYCLSALSNQVYNNSISGISCSGSGGLIGLYFTGTNPVVYGNTISGLTSATATTMYGIQCAGTATVNLYGNKVYGLTNNNSASTSANLLSGIHVSTNGTNTNIYNNLIGDLNAPNSISTEAIRGISMTATTATTTLNLSFNTIYLNASSSGVNFGTSGIFHSTSVTTTSGNLTLRNNIIYNNSTAAGTGVVAAFRRSNATTSNYNANSDKNIYYGGSAAPNQVIFTDGIAFNESIGDYQSYMTGVGADQNSYEENVTFVSTSGVSADFLKFDPSAPSLAESGASNVAGITTDYAATIRQGNPGYTGTGSAPDVGAWELEGTATGGCSGAPALANTQSTTITPCSGVNFTLSLDILFGVGHSFQWEESTVSAGGPYTTIGGATNATYVANTTVNKWYRCIVTCIASTQSTTSNEVMITIAPALNGTYLIDNTGAGDYISFADAITDLNCKGISGPVTFNVTAGQTFLETVDLNLTFTGSSVNTITFQRTGAGANPVIQKLGTAGTTDYILKLTGVDYYTFNGIDFEQTGTSATDWVEFGVWITNASVIEGAKNNTFKNGVITLSNANVNARGVWISSSPTPTAFSGTQSNNRFLNMTVQNAWEGYRITGATTTFPDDANEIGTEGGGTSTIQTIGDGVTSGSVYGVFASYQTNFKLQNTNVTSVQAGGTSLVYGITMQTSPSNSATISGNTFSGITGGGTLYGIYFSSADTADIYNNEIYGLTSTGASSSVRGIYLTATGLNANVYNNRIYNINANGITTTTAAGIDVGTGLVYNIVNNMISDIKAPASTQTAAGTRGISVTGGSTGGVVNIIHNTVVLSDVRTVAAYTSAALHNSSVTPTLDIRNNVFINNSDITIGTRVVAFWKTATTDNISNTSNNNIYFAGAPDATHLIYYDGTNSAQTMLAFQGLAAVSPAEIASFTENTVFQPITNGIIRPDLSNPTYIESGGQAIAEVPQDFEGDVRNITSPDMGADEGTFVIQLPPLPDCVTYLTPADLANDICSYSSAQLTWSAAITGGAPSLGYDVYFGTSPAPSFVANVNTLNYTLPALLPNTTYYWQIVPKNNTGDASGCAIYSFTTIDAEVTGTSGDTRCGPGTVNLSASGSGTFNWYTASSGGSPIFTGAAYSPSIAATTDYWVATSNGGVNANVGPVSPASVGAISSSTIAVTTQYLKFNVIAPSVTIVSLDVYPTSTIGSTFNISIRNSSGTEIFNSGSMTTTVTGGATPQTVTLNATLPSGTDYRLGLGVNPGMQRNTTGATYPYTVPGVISFTGNSFDPAYWYFTYNINVSSGCESPRTMVTGTVLPTTTYYTDADADTYGDPSSPVISCSGAPMGTVADNTDCNDGSAAVNPAAVEVCNGIDDDCDGTTDEGCSLLTFYADTDGDSYGNPASFITQTNPVPPFGYVSDNTDCNDGSAAVNPAATEVCNLIDDDCDGTTDEGFDVDNDGYTSCNGDCDDNNNAVNPLASEICNGIDDNCNGLTDDNVPALPNPGAVSGTAAACLPGIAGSTSYSIAPVVGATSYVWSVPAGFVISAGQGTTSITVTWTNLAIQTGISGQLCVYAADACVSSNTSCLAIDYQVAAPVTPPSISGPGKVCPGDVVVYSIANVARATAYTWTVPGTMSIQSGQGTNVITVQVNPGYTGGTMSVIASNVCGNSAARTKTLTVNLPGTPTAIQGQKEGLCNTTGNIFSIPAVVNATSYIWNVTGGTIMGGQGTTSITVDVATLIGSGSITVQAVNGCGTSLTRSLVIKGSPARPEPISGSVSVCDNTNEAYSVATVPGAALYTWSVTANGSVSTGQGTKNITIDWLAPAGGQSMSVVTSNACGTSLTRTLNGITVNNCIRLSSVESDVFNISAYPNPATDRVTIEFTAVESNDYRLRIADMTGRTLQVENGTSAAGLNTKVLPLNGLASGVYMVSIEMNNKQQQIKLIVE; encoded by the coding sequence ATGAAAAACAATTACAATTCAGGCTTCACGATGTTGGTTCATCGAACCTGTTTACAACTCATAGTGTCTGGAAAGCACTCCGGAAAGAATTCGCTCTTTTCCGGAATACTTTTCTTGTTACTACTCTCCGGTGGACTTTCAAATAGCGCATTCGCACAGCTTACCGGAGCGAAATCTATTCCCGGAGATTATCCAAGTATCGCGGCGGCGGTAACTGATCTGAATGCAGTTGGTGTAGGAGTAGGCGGAGTTACTTTTAATGTGGCTGCCGGATATACTGAAAACACAACAGCTGCAATTACTATCACTACAGCAGGTTCTGCAGGAAATCTGATTGTTTTCCAGAAAAGTGGTGCAGGGGTTAATCCAAAAGTCACCAGAACAGATGCAGGAACAAATACAACATCAACATTTGGTGCTTTGGGAGATGCGGTGATTCGAATTGACGGTACTGACTATATCTCCTTTGATGGTATAGATGTAGCAGCTTCTCTGCAGGGAATAGAATATGGATATTTTACTTATAAACCATCCGTTTCCAATGGTTGCCAGAATTTAACCATTCAAAATTGTTCAGTTACGATGACAAAGGGCACCAGCGCTTTCGTTATTGGAATTTACATTAGTAATGGAGCCTTAACTGTTTCTTCTGCGACAGGTGTTGTTGTAAACGTAAATAGCGGCAGAAATGAAAATATTAATGTTACCGGTAATACCGTTCAGAATGTGCATGCAGGGATAATTTGTCGTGGTCAGAATACGTTAGCTTTTTATGATCAGAATATTACAGTAATTGGTAATACGATACAGAATTTTGGCGGAGGTTCCGCTACAACAACCTATGGCGTTTATTTTATCTACACGAATAATCCAACAGTAATAGGAAATACTATCAATAATGCAGGAGGCGGTGGTTCTGCACATGCATCTACATTCTATGGGGTGTTTTATTCTACTGTATCAGGGGTTGTCATTGGTTCTTCCAATACTATTACTATGAACACCTCCGGTACCGCAGCAGTACAGGGTATTTATAATGGTAATGTCGTTACTTCAAATACCTTTAGCGCTAATACTTTCTCCGGATCCGTTGCTGCTACTTCTACTTCTTACTTGATTTATGCAAGTAGTACCACACCTGATGTAACAATTTCCGGTAACCAAATCAGCGGTTCTTTTACAAAAACCGGTGCCAGCGGGATATTTTATTGTTATTATAATTTAGGTAGTCCTACTGCAGGAACGGAAACCATCACAAATAATAATTTTTCAAATTTAACTACAACAGGAACAGGAGCTACAAATGGTATTTATTCGAATACAGCTGTTGGTCAAAACAGGGTATGTCATTCCAATACCATCAGCAACTGGACTACAGGAAGTACATCAACAAGTTATGGGATGTATTGCTTGAGTGCTTTGAGTAATCAGGTGTATAATAATTCCATAAGTGGTATTTCCTGTTCAGGTTCGGGTGGCTTGATTGGATTGTATTTTACCGGTACTAATCCAGTGGTTTATGGTAATACCATTTCCGGTTTAACCAGTGCTACGGCTACCACCATGTATGGTATTCAATGCGCCGGAACTGCTACTGTGAATTTATATGGAAACAAAGTATACGGATTAACAAATAATAATTCTGCATCCACATCGGCCAACTTGCTTTCCGGTATTCACGTTTCTACCAATGGGACTAATACAAATATTTATAACAACCTTATAGGAGACTTGAATGCACCTAATAGTATTTCGACGGAAGCTATCAGAGGTATAAGTATGACGGCGACTACTGCTACTACAACGCTTAATTTAAGTTTTAATACTATCTATCTTAATGCCTCCTCTTCAGGAGTTAATTTTGGTACTTCCGGTATTTTTCATTCGACTTCAGTTACTACAACTTCCGGAAATTTAACATTACGTAATAATATTATTTACAATAATAGTACTGCTGCCGGTACAGGAGTCGTAGCTGCATTCAGAAGAAGTAATGCAACAACGTCTAATTACAATGCGAACTCCGATAAAAACATTTATTACGGTGGATCTGCAGCTCCAAATCAGGTAATCTTTACTGACGGCATAGCATTCAATGAGTCGATCGGAGATTATCAGTCATACATGACTGGTGTAGGAGCTGATCAAAACAGCTATGAAGAAAACGTAACGTTCGTTTCTACTTCCGGTGTAAGTGCTGATTTCCTCAAATTTGATCCGTCTGCTCCAAGCCTTGCAGAGAGTGGTGCATCGAATGTCGCCGGTATTACTACTGACTATGCTGCAACGATTCGTCAGGGTAACCCCGGATATACAGGAACAGGCTCTGCACCCGACGTAGGTGCATGGGAGTTAGAAGGTACTGCAACCGGTGGTTGCTCCGGAGCTCCTGCCTTAGCCAATACACAATCCACTACTATCACTCCATGTTCGGGAGTTAATTTCACTTTATCTTTGGATATATTATTTGGAGTAGGTCACTCTTTTCAATGGGAAGAATCGACAGTTAGTGCAGGTGGACCTTATACCACCATTGGTGGCGCCACCAATGCTACTTATGTAGCTAATACAACGGTTAATAAATGGTATCGTTGTATTGTAACTTGTATTGCAAGTACTCAGAGTACAACCTCTAATGAAGTAATGATTACTATCGCTCCTGCATTGAATGGAACTTATTTAATTGACAACACCGGAGCAGGTGACTATATCAGTTTTGCAGACGCAATTACAGACCTTAACTGTAAAGGAATCAGTGGCCCGGTTACATTCAATGTTACAGCAGGACAAACCTTTCTTGAAACGGTAGATTTAAATTTAACCTTCACCGGCTCATCAGTGAATACAATTACTTTCCAACGTACCGGTGCAGGAGCTAATCCTGTGATTCAGAAACTTGGAACAGCAGGAACGACGGATTACATCTTGAAATTAACCGGTGTCGATTACTATACATTTAATGGCATCGATTTCGAACAAACAGGAACCTCTGCTACCGATTGGGTAGAATTTGGTGTATGGATTACCAATGCTTCTGTTATTGAAGGAGCCAAGAATAATACATTTAAAAATGGTGTTATCACCTTGAGTAATGCGAATGTCAATGCAAGAGGTGTCTGGATCAGCTCCAGTCCAACCCCAACTGCATTTAGTGGTACGCAAAGTAATAACCGCTTCCTCAATATGACGGTTCAAAATGCATGGGAAGGCTATCGCATTACGGGAGCAACTACAACTTTCCCGGATGATGCCAATGAAATCGGTACAGAAGGCGGTGGAACAAGTACTATTCAAACCATTGGAGATGGAGTAACTTCCGGTAGTGTCTATGGTGTCTTCGCTTCTTATCAAACCAATTTTAAATTACAAAACACCAATGTAACATCAGTGCAGGCCGGTGGTACTTCATTGGTGTATGGTATTACCATGCAAACTTCACCATCTAATTCTGCAACCATTTCAGGAAATACTTTTAGTGGTATTACCGGTGGTGGTACACTTTATGGTATTTATTTCTCCTCTGCGGATACTGCTGATATTTATAACAATGAAATTTATGGGTTAACTTCTACAGGGGCTTCAAGTTCTGTTCGCGGTATTTATCTTACTGCAACCGGATTGAATGCCAATGTTTATAATAACAGGATATATAATATCAATGCGAATGGTATAACAACAACTACTGCTGCAGGAATAGATGTAGGAACCGGACTTGTTTATAACATTGTAAACAATATGATTTCTGACATCAAAGCCCCTGCGTCTACTCAAACAGCAGCAGGTACCCGTGGTATCAGCGTTACAGGAGGTTCAACCGGTGGTGTGGTGAATATCATTCACAATACAGTGGTACTGTCGGATGTAAGGACTGTTGCAGCATATACGTCTGCGGCACTTCATAACAGCAGTGTAACTCCAACATTGGATATCAGAAACAATGTCTTTATAAATAATTCTGACATCACGATTGGTACACGTGTAGTTGCATTCTGGAAAACAGCTACAACTGATAATATCAGCAACACCAGTAATAATAATATTTATTTTGCCGGTGCTCCGGATGCTACTCATTTGATTTATTACGATGGTACTAATTCTGCACAAACTATGCTGGCGTTTCAGGGCTTGGCAGCAGTTTCACCCGCTGAAATTGCTTCCTTCACAGAGAACACAGTTTTCCAACCCATCACTAACGGAATTATTCGTCCTGATTTAAGCAACCCTACCTATATCGAAAGTGGTGGTCAGGCCATTGCAGAAGTTCCTCAGGATTTTGAAGGCGATGTACGTAATATCACCAGTCCGGATATGGGTGCTGATGAAGGAACCTTCGTTATTCAATTGCCTCCTTTGCCTGATTGTGTAACTTACTTGACTCCTGCAGATCTTGCAAATGACATTTGTTCTTATTCATCTGCTCAGCTGACATGGTCCGCTGCAATAACCGGCGGAGCTCCATCACTGGGATATGACGTTTATTTCGGAACCAGTCCTGCTCCATCCTTTGTTGCAAATGTGAATACATTGAATTATACACTACCGGCATTGCTTCCGAATACTACGTATTACTGGCAGATTGTTCCAAAAAATAATACAGGTGATGCTTCCGGTTGTGCCATTTATTCCTTTACAACTATCGATGCGGAAGTTACAGGTACATCAGGCGATACACGTTGTGGTCCGGGTACAGTGAATTTATCAGCGAGTGGTAGTGGTACCTTTAATTGGTATACTGCTTCCTCCGGTGGAAGTCCGATTTTTACCGGCGCCGCTTATAGTCCTTCTATAGCCGCCACAACTGATTACTGGGTTGCTACTAGCAATGGAGGAGTAAATGCAAATGTTGGTCCTGTAAGCCCGGCTTCAGTGGGTGCTATTTCTTCCTCTACTATTGCTGTCACAACGCAGTATCTTAAATTTAACGTGATTGCTCCTTCAGTTACGATTGTTTCATTAGATGTTTACCCTACTTCTACTATTGGTTCAACATTTAATATTTCTATTAGAAATTCTTCTGGAACAGAAATTTTCAATTCGGGATCAATGACTACTACCGTTACTGGTGGTGCTACTCCTCAAACGGTAACTTTAAATGCTACACTTCCTTCAGGCACTGATTATCGCCTTGGATTAGGTGTAAATCCCGGAATGCAAAGAAATACTACCGGAGCTACTTATCCGTATACAGTGCCCGGTGTGATTAGCTTCACCGGAAATAGTTTCGATCCTGCTTATTGGTATTTCACTTATAATATCAATGTTTCCAGCGGCTGCGAAAGCCCTCGTACCATGGTTACCGGTACAGTGTTACCAACGACTACTTATTACACAGATGCTGACGCAGACACCTACGGTGATCCTTCTTCCCCGGTGATCTCCTGCTCCGGTGCTCCAATGGGTACTGTAGCGGATAATACCGATTGTAACGATGGCAGTGCTGCAGTAAATCCAGCTGCAGTTGAAGTTTGCAATGGAATTGATGATGATTGCGATGGTACAACTGATGAAGGTTGTTCGTTACTGACATTCTATGCAGATACCGATGGGGACTCTTATGGTAACCCCGCCAGTTTCATTACGCAAACTAATCCTGTTCCTCCTTTCGGTTACGTAAGTGATAATACCGATTGTAACGATGGTAGTGCCGCTGTCAATCCTGCTGCTACCGAAGTATGTAATTTAATTGATGACGATTGCGACGGAACAACTGACGAAGGATTTGATGTCGATAATGACGGATATACTTCCTGCAACGGCGATTGTGACGATAATAACAATGCCGTTAATCCTCTTGCATCTGAAATCTGCAACGGCATCGATGATAACTGTAACGGTCTTACCGATGATAACGTTCCTGCCTTACCGAATCCCGGTGCGGTGAGTGGTACTGCTGCTGCATGTTTACCGGGTATAGCTGGTTCAACTTCCTATAGTATCGCTCCTGTTGTTGGGGCAACCAGTTATGTATGGTCAGTGCCTGCAGGATTTGTGATCTCTGCGGGACAGGGAACTACTTCCATTACCGTTACTTGGACTAACCTTGCAATCCAAACCGGTATCAGCGGTCAACTTTGTGTATATGCCGCAGATGCTTGTGTTTCTTCTAATACAAGTTGCCTCGCGATTGATTATCAGGTGGCTGCCCCTGTAACTCCTCCTTCTATCTCCGGTCCCGGCAAAGTTTGCCCCGGCGATGTTGTGGTCTACTCCATTGCAAATGTAGCCCGCGCTACGGCTTATACCTGGACAGTTCCCGGTACGATGTCGATCCAAAGCGGTCAGGGTACTAACGTGATTACTGTACAAGTGAATCCCGGATATACCGGTGGTACAATGAGCGTAATTGCTTCAAACGTTTGTGGTAACAGTGCCGCACGTACGAAAACACTTACAGTGAATTTACCCGGAACTCCAACTGCAATACAGGGACAAAAAGAAGGGTTGTGTAATACAACCGGAAATATCTTCTCTATACCTGCTGTTGTGAATGCTACCAGTTATATCTGGAATGTTACCGGCGGAACCATCATGGGCGGTCAGGGTACTACTTCTATTACTGTAGATGTAGCTACATTAATCGGAAGTGGTTCAATCACTGTGCAAGCTGTGAACGGTTGCGGAACAAGTTTAACGCGTTCATTAGTGATCAAAGGTTCTCCTGCTCGTCCTGAGCCTATTTCCGGAAGCGTTTCTGTATGTGACAATACGAACGAGGCTTATAGTGTGGCTACCGTTCCCGGAGCAGCATTGTACACCTGGTCGGTAACTGCCAATGGTTCCGTTTCAACAGGACAAGGTACCAAGAACATTACCATCGACTGGCTCGCACCTGCTGGCGGACAAAGTATGTCAGTGGTAACATCCAATGCTTGCGGAACAAGTCTTACCCGTACGCTGAACGGCATTACAGTTAACAACTGCATACGTTTAAGTAGTGTTGAATCTGATGTGTTTAACATAAGCGCTTATCCGAATCCGGCAACTGATCGTGTGACCATTGAGTTTACAGCTGTCGAGAGCAACGACTACCGCTTACGCATAGCCGATATGACAGGCAGAACGCTCCAGGTGGAAAATGGAACATCAGCCGCAGGTTTAAATACCAAAGTGCTTCCTTTGAATGGACTGGCATCAGGTGTTTATATGGTCAGCATTGAAATGAACAATAAACAACAGCAGATAAAACTGATCGTTGAATAA